The DNA sequence TCTCGACGCATCAAAAATGATAATGAGCGTAATCGCCTTAGAGCATTAGCTATTCTCTTGAAACCTGCAGGAATGGGTTTGTTGGTTCGCACGGAGGCAGATGGTAAAGGAGAAGATGCGATTATTGAGGATTTGGAATTTCTCAAAAAACAGTGGGAAAAAATTCAACAGGAAGCTAATACCTTAAATCCTCCTGCTTTGTTGAATCGAGATGATGATTTCATTCAACGGGTTTTACGAGATATGTATAGTGACGATGTTAATCGTATTGTGGTTGATTCTGATGATGCGGTAAGAAGGGTCAAAAAACAGTTGAATAATTGGGGAAGTGGTAAAAATCCTCATGGTTTATTAATTGACTCTCATCAAGACAGTCGTTCTATTTTAGATTATTTCCGAGTTAATAGTGCCATAAAAGAAGCATTAAAACCGAGGGTTGATTTACCTTCTGGGGGATATATCATCATTGAGCCGACAGAAGCATTAACGGTAATTGATGTTAACTCTGGCTCTTTTACTCATTCAGCTACCTCCCGAGAAACGGTTTTATGGACTAATACCGAAGCTGCGATCGAAATTGCTCGTCAGTTAAAATTACGTAATATTGGCGGAGTAATTGTTGTTGACTTCATCGATATGGATTCTCGGCGAGATAAATTAAAATTGTTAGAGCATTTTAACCGAGTATTACAAAGCGACAAAGCTAGACCTCAAATTGCTCAACTGTCAGAATTGGGATTAGTAGAATTAACTCGTAAGCGTCAGGGCAAAAATATTTATGAATTGTTTGGTCAACTCTGTAGTCATTGTGGTGGTTTAGGTTTAGTGGGTCATTTCCCCGGACATTATGATGTAGAAAGTCTCAGTTCTAATTATTATCAACCTCCTCAAATTAGCAAAACAGAAAAGCCCATTCTTGAGGAAAAAATTATTTCTCTTGACGATTTTGGCGGTGATAATGATGAATTAGATTTAGTCAACCATCCTAGTTATCAAGAAAGTGGCAATGGTAACAGTCGTCGCCGTCGTCGTCGCCGAGAAAATGGGGTGAAAGAAGAACCTATTTTAGCGGGAAGTAATGGTAATGGGGGAGAGACGGAAAGTAAACCTGAAAGAAAAGAGCGTAGTTTATTATCTCGTTCTTTACGCAGAGATGAAAGTCAGTGGGAAAAAGTGGTAGTAGAAATGAGTGATGCGGAACAGGATGTTTATGCTTTCATGGGGGTTTCTCCTTTACTCCATTTAGAACAGGAATTCAAAGACCCTAAATCGGTTTTAGTCTATGTGCGTAATCCAGAGGA is a window from the Cyanobacterium sp. Dongsha4 genome containing:
- a CDS encoding Rne/Rng family ribonuclease; protein product: MPKQIIIAEKNHIAAVFAEDQIQELVVATGNQQVGDIYLGTVENVISGIDAAFVNIGDAEKNGFIHVTDLGPLRLKRSAGAITELLTPHQPVLVQVMKEPTGTKGPRLTGNISLPGRYLVLMPYGKGVSLSRRIKNDNERNRLRALAILLKPAGMGLLVRTEADGKGEDAIIEDLEFLKKQWEKIQQEANTLNPPALLNRDDDFIQRVLRDMYSDDVNRIVVDSDDAVRRVKKQLNNWGSGKNPHGLLIDSHQDSRSILDYFRVNSAIKEALKPRVDLPSGGYIIIEPTEALTVIDVNSGSFTHSATSRETVLWTNTEAAIEIARQLKLRNIGGVIVVDFIDMDSRRDKLKLLEHFNRVLQSDKARPQIAQLSELGLVELTRKRQGKNIYELFGQLCSHCGGLGLVGHFPGHYDVESLSSNYYQPPQISKTEKPILEEKIISLDDFGGDNDELDLVNHPSYQESGNGNSRRRRRRRENGVKEEPILAGSNGNGGETESKPERKERSLLSRSLRRDESQWEKVVVEMSDAEQDVYAFMGVSPLLHLEQEFKDPKSVLVYVRNPEEQENIEDIDIPPETNQQEDVDIADDEEKNMSEVIFPQGKETMVNELEIDVQVGEVDDQIELDEDDNFEESSKDVFDGDNSENPEETITDAIIKEASQSDRPVVRTRRRRTSRSS